The genomic window AAACATTGCTATGCAATGAAATATCCTAAAATCCTCAGGGAAAGGCCAATAATCCTGACACAGAGGAGGATcagtagtgagttcaaggccaatctgaacTATGTAGCAAGAACCtgtcttagccaggcagtggtggcataagcctgtaatcccagcagttgggaggcagaggcaggtggatttctgagttcgaggccagcctgatctacagagtgagttccaagacagccagggctacacagagaaaccctgtctcgaaaaaaacaaatccaaaaaacaaacaaacaaacaaaaaacccaaaaacaaaaacaaaacacaacaaaaacaagaaaatagaatagaaattCCTGGCATCTAGAACAAGATTAGGTGTTTAAAAGGAAAACCGAGGGAGTTCTGTTACTCATGTTTGATTTGTGGACCTTAGCACTGCATAAAAACTTTAATATAGTAAAAGAGTTATGGGACAGGAAGCTGAGCCATAAAGGACTCCCCCAAACATCCACTTTCTCCAATTCCAGGTTGGAAATTCTTGTCAAATCCTCTCTGTGTGGCATCACTGtagatctcagcactcaggagatggtaGCAGACGAATCGAAAGTTCCATGCCGATATGGGCTCTACAGGGAGATATGGCCTTTAAAAACAAATggaaggtggaaagaaagaaggggaagagaaggagggggaggaaagaaggaaagaaggaaggaaggaaggaaggaaggaaggaaggaaggaaggaaggaaggaaggaaggaaggaaggagggggagggaaggaggaggaaaggaagaagaaagaggaggaggggggaggagggggaaagggagaaagagaaaagaaatccatGCCAGACAGGGTGCAGATAAGGTGCTACCTTTCAGAAACTCTTAGGAAACTATGGACACACTGTTGTTCCCAGAACAATTGTACTACCACGGTGTACTTTAAAGAGCAGACACCCAACTTGCCAGACAAGCAAGAAATATCTCTTCCACTGCATTTTGGTCCAAGCAGGCCATGCTGCAGGTCTCACAACCCGTGTCTATGACGTGACATGTCTTGCGTGGGAGGAGTTGGTGTGAGTGGCCCAGTGACTTCAGGGCTTCAGTGTAAGGAGCGGGGAGGTAGGAGGGAGGCGCTAGGACCCAGGACTGGACAAGCTATTAAGTTGACGGATGAGCCTATTGCAGTCCACTACTTAGAACACGTTTGACCATGGCCCTGGACATTGATGACCCTAAGAGTGGTTTCCGCCACTGTGAAGTGGTTCTGTTCATCAATGAAGAGGTGACCAAGAACGGCGGTGGCCCCGGCTTCTACCTGACCTTCCGTTCACGACCCTGGAAGGATATAGAAGATGGCCTGAAGTCTGTAGTGGTTGATACCCAAGTACCGCGTTCCATCAAGAGAGCCTGTGCCTGGAGTGCTCTGGCCCTGGGAGTGAGGGTCGCTGTGAGGCAACGAGAAAAGCAGTTACGACGTGTTCAGCAGCTGCACGACCAGGTCGAAGAGCACGAGGCAGCCACCTGGACTTTGGCCACAGACCTGCAACGGCTGCGCGAGGAACGTGATGAAGTGGTCTCTGAGCTTCGCAGTGCAAAAGACAACCTGAAGCAAGTGATTCTCGAGCGTGATATGTTGCAGAGGAGACTCGTTGAGTTCGAGCTGTCACAGCGACTCCTTGCCCACTCACGAGATGCCGATTATCCAGGAACTCCACCAAGGGCTCTAATTATCAAAGAAAATAGAGAGGCTCTTGACACAGGCTTTCAGGATGAGCAGCGTGCAGTGTCCCCGAAGAAAGCACAGATGGCATCCCTAACAGGTATGCCAAGATCCCCTAGTCCTCGGGCCGAGGCCCCACATCCCACTCTATCAGTGTTCTCTGTGTCTTTCCCAGTGGTATCCCCTACCCCATCCAGAGTACTCTCAGAAGGGAAAGGAGGTTATCTGTCCACTAGCTCTCTTGCTGCTGCAGGATCCCCGTGCCCAGGACTGAGGAACAAAACCTACAGACGAAAACAAATGTAGACAAAACTAGGGGAGCTGGGAAACTTTAACCCCAAACAAGCTTTTCACTGAATTTAGGGAGGGATAAAATCATCTCTCGGGGCCCCTTGccgatgtttttttcttttgtttacatCATATAATATTTGAAAGCTCATGTAAAAGCTTTTCACTATTCTACTACCAAGCAATAACCTTTGGGCTTCTTTGTTTGCTGTGCTAGGAGATCTAACCCAAGGCCTTGAGAATGCTAGGACAGTACTCTGCCAGTGAGCTATATCCTTAATCTGCAATTAACACAGTAAATCTAATTGCACACATAGATATCTCTCTACAGATtcgattatatatgtatatatcatttgCATTGATTTTGAGAAGGTTGAAGTTCTACTGAGTATGtcaatttatctttaaaaggaaGGCGTTTCCAGTTGCAGATACATTTACCACTGGACAGTAGTTAACTGCTATGCATTTAGttaaaacacaaaagaagccTATGCTATGGagccctctcttttctttttctgtactcTCCTTAACTATCTTCTTGCATAACCCCAGATCTTCTGCAGGGCACAGCTAGGCTTTCAAACTGTAAGATGCAATGGGTTCTGGATACATTGCTTTTTCTTTGAGAATGCTATTGTGTTACTGTAGTgattctttaatttgtttttataacGTTCACCAGTGCTATTCTTTGTGTCTCTAACATCTAGATACTTTGCATGGGGCTGAAGAATTCCCAGCTTCCAGTGTGTGAATCTTCGTGAAATGACTCGAAACCAGTCTCCGCCTCAGTAAAATCTCAGCTAGTAgctgctacaaaaaaaaaatgtctgggtATATATTTTTAGAGGAGAAAAGCATACAGATTTTGTTATAACTTAATCCATTAACATTGCAGAGTTCAAAGGGATTCGTAGGCCAATGTCAAATTTTAGAGAACACTACAAGTTCATTGAATTGCATTCATTACTCCACTGAGGGGTTACTGATAAATTGACATGATAGAAACTACAACTATGTTATCCAGTATGCACAATATAATCTTTTTTGTGTAAGGCTGGTTAGATAATAATAGGGAACATAATTTCAGACACCGTGTGGCTTGTGTGTCCTTTGTCCTGCATAAAATACAACCTTTGAACAAAttcaattgaaaaaaagaaatcaagatacATTTCTATAATTTGGGGTGGCAATAGTAAGAGACTTTTATATGGGGAACACTAAAGAACAAAATAGTCTTGCTATAATTTCATGTCTCCCTTTTTCAAGGGATTAATTTGATAATTGAAATTTTTAGAGGGCTATAGTATTAATAGCAGATTTGATAAGTTTCATGtaattcataaaacaaattattaTTGATTGCTTGGGGTTTGTTATGAGTTGGAACTATATGCTTTATTAACTGATATCTATATCGTCATCCTTCTTGGTTAGGTTATCTAGATGACAAGAATGAGCATAATTTGGAACACAAATTAGATCagaacgaccctgagatttcacctcacaccagtcagaatggctaaggtcaaaaactcaggagacagcaggtgttggcaaggatgtggaggaggaggaacactcctccactgctggtggggctgtaagatggtacaaccactttggaaatcagtctggcggttcctcagaaaactggacatgagacttcctgagaaccctgctatacctctcctgggtatatacccaaaggattccctggcatgcaatagagacacatgctccattatgttcatagcagccttatttataatagccagaagctggaaagaacccagatgcccctcaaaggaggaatggatacagaaaacgtcgtatatttacacaatggaatactactcagcaattagaaacaaagaattcatgaaatttttaggtaaatggttggaactggaaaatatcatcctaagcgaggtaatccaatcacaaaagaacacacatggaatgcagtctctgataagtggatattaattagcccagaagctctgaatacccaagacacagctcacatatcaaatgattcctaagaagaaggaaggagagggccctggtcctggaaaggcttgatgcagcattgtaggggagtaccatgacagagaagtgggagggggttgattggggaacaggcggagggaagagggcttatgggaggcatggggaggggggaaaccgggaaaggggaaatcatttgtaatgtaaacaaagaatgtataaaaaaaattagatcaGAAGTGTTTTCTCTGTCTTGTGTATAGTGTGGTCCTGAATAAACCAATAGAAAGAAAATCTGGATCTGTTTTTGCAGTCAATGTGGGGGACAGCATGAAAGAGATCTTCATGGACTGATTTGAGTGATCAAACTCTTCAACGTCTTAGTCTCAAATTAGACAGATGTAAGCAGTGGCAAAGACCAGAAAGGTGGACTTGAAAATGCAGGCAGGGCTTTTCTGATCCTCTGACCATTTCCTCTCTTGAAGGTCACGGGTGTTTCTTCCCACCCGCCCACCTAGCAGAGAAAGTCACTGGGTTGTCTTGAAGAAAGTGAGTGAATGTTCTTCACCACCCTgaactgcccccacccccaagcccccGTCCTGTCAGAAATAGATGAAGAACACCAGGCTCACCACCGCACTCCACAGGTTATGTGCCTCCTTGTGGGGATTAATTATTAAATAGAACTGATGTGTGGG from Apodemus sylvaticus chromosome X, mApoSyl1.1, whole genome shotgun sequence includes these protein-coding regions:
- the LOC127675092 gene encoding testis-expressed protein 13C-1-like, whose amino-acid sequence is MALDIDDPKSGFRHCEVVLFINEEVTKNGGGPGFYLTFRSRPWKDIEDGLKSVVVDTQVPRSIKRACAWSALALGVRVAVRQREKQLRRVQQLHDQVEEHEAATWTLATDLQRLREERDEVVSELRSAKDNLKQVILERDMLQRRLVEFELSQRLLAHSRDADYPGTPPRALIIKENREALDTGFQDEQRAVSPKKAQMASLTDTLHGAEEFPASSV